Below is a window of Culturomica massiliensis DNA.
ACCCACCAGATACCCTATTATCGTCCAAACGGGAAACAAATATACTTTGACCGTTCAGAGGTGGAAGCGTGGATGAAACAGAACCGAGTTGCGACCATTAAAGAAACAGAGCAACAGGCTATTGCCTATGTGGTTACAGGAAAGAAAGGGGGGAACTTATGATAACCCCCAATATTCTTTATTATGCACGTCTGGAATTTGATGCAACAAGCAAGAAAACACCTAAATATGTAGTAACAGCACAGGCGGGTTATTATCCACCGATAGAAGCTATTACAGGCAGGAATAGTAAAGTGTCAATGTACCTTATGGAAAAGCTGAAAGAGAACACAAATGTTCCATCTATAAGGCTACAGGCTAAAAATGGCTTGAATTTTACAGGTTTGAAAGATTATTTTGTGGACGGTAAACTAAGTGGCTTTGCTTATGGCTACCCGTTGGCAGATAAGACATACAGCGCCAAGAACAAGATTAACCCGTTCTTTGAGTATAAAGATGATGGCTTTTTGTTTATTGTTCACCAAGACGATAAAGCGGTAACAGAAACGGAAAAGATTAGACCGTCTTTTATTGAATTGATTGTTTTAGATGGTGCAAAAGTCTTGATTTCCTCTTATTGCAAACAACTTGTGATGGGTGGATTTAATGAAGTGTTGGACGCTTTGAGGAAACAAGCCCAATAAATAAGTTCCTTATAATAAGTTGTAGGTTGTACCCAAATTTTGGTAACAATGTATGATAAGTTAAAGCTATTCTATCCAAGGATGAGAGACACACCAGACATAAGCGGTTATCTGGATAAGGCAAAGGAGCAAACCGACCTTAAAACGGGGGAAGTTTGCACCTTTGGTAGTATGGAGGGGCTAAAAGTGTCTATCTATACAGGCGGTTACTCCATTATAGGCAGTTTGGCAAAATACCTATATCCAAGCAATGTTTACCCACTTGACAGACATAGCACCGTCCAAGCGATAGAAAAGTTATCAGACGCTTTGCACATAGACATGAGAGAGGCAAAAGTTACAGGGCTTGAATTTGGGGCACAGTTTGTGATGAGGAAGCCTGTAGATGAGTATCTGAAAAAGTTAGGCGATATGCCTAAGTTGGCACGTTATCACTTTGATATAGGTACACTTTACTACAAACACAAAGGGAAGCAGCAGCCCAAAGTATTTTGTTTTTATGATAAAAGGGCTGATGCTAAAGCAAAAGGGTTAATAATGCCAGATGGTTTTATTGAAACCAACTTGCTAAAGTATGAAATGAGATTGAACGGGCGGTTATCTCAACAAATAGGAGTTCCAGAGGTGCAAGCCTCAACATTATCAGAAAGCGAGTTTTACAAGCTACTTGTAAAGAAGTGGCAGGCACACTATTTTTCAATATCCAAGTTGAACCAGCTAAAAACAGAGGTTATGAGTGAAATTAAGACCGTGTCAGATGCTTTTGATGTGTTAGTGGCACGTTTAATAAGCCAAAGCGACCAAAGCCAAATAACGGCTTTTTTGGAAGAGCTGAAAGATGCAAAAGTGTTTGATGACAGGAAGTATTACACAAGGCTAAAGAAGAAAATTATCGAAGTGGCAAACAAGACAGGCGTTTCTATATCCGATGAAGATATAAGGGAACTTGACGATGAGATTAAGAATGTTGGGGCGTATGTGTAATTGCAAAACCCTTATAATAAGTTGTATGTTGTTACCCAAAAATGGTAACAGGTAGAGCCTCCAAGTGCAAATTTTAGAGTATATCCCTAAAATCACAAAATATTCTATATGGTTATGTAGTATTCTATAATGATACAGATTTAGCCCTTTTTCTTTGTCCTTTATTGACTTATACTTATCTTTGCCTCGTAAAATTTGGAAATATTAGCGTTAGCTATTATTCAATGGAGTAAAAAACGACCAATAAAAATTACAGACCGTTGAGTAATGAGTGAACGCCCGTGCTATGCGTGGGCTGTACTTATTATTGGTCTGTGGGTTACTTGGTCGTACCTTTACTCCGATAACGTGCAAGCCCACGTTATTTTTTACATGGTCTGTATTACGATTATCAATAAAAAATATACAGATTATGAGAAAGATTTTATTTTTATTCGTAGTAGTAGTTTTCTTCTATGGATGTAACAAGGACAATGAAGATAAATCAAATGACGCTTATCAAATTGAGTTTGTTAATGGAAAGGAATATACTCAAACTTTCTATTTTGGGAGCCATTTTATTTATAGTGAGAAGAATAAAACAGGAACCGGATGTAATATCATTTCTTCTTGTAATAGACTATCTTTCACAATCAAAGATAACGAAGTTGGTTTTTACGAGATTTGCCCCCCGGTTGATTTGAGAAATGAGGAAATAAAATTAAACGAAAACTTGGATAGTCAGAATTTTAGATATTACCTTATTGCAGATATACATTTTTCATATCCCATAACATCTACTTTAAATATGCAACTTAAAAGTCAATGGAAAATAGTGATTGGAAAGATGGAAGAATATGTTTATAATGGACAGATTTATAATCGTTTAATCATTATGGAATAAAACTCTGTTATTGAACACTAATAGAGGTTGGACATTTTTAATTAGGCTGTTTAATTTAGATTCCCTATATTTGTATCAGAAAAGCCCACAAGCCTAATAAAAAGGCTATTTTGTTACTGATTTGTTACCCACTTTCAAAACAAAGTGGGCTTTTTATTTAAATACCAATAAATTACAGTAAAAACTATTGGTAATCGCCAAACACCTTCGTATCCAAATAAAGTAAAGCCCACGTTATGAAACGTGAACGTATATACCTTACTCTTGGATACTTCTGTAAATTGGCGATTTTCGGAAGCAAGATTAAAGTTAACGTTTTTTATATGTTATGCGCTTTAAAGCGCATGTTCGGGTTGTGTTTAATTTTTGTTATTTTTCCATAGGCAATTGGATTTTGAAATTTCTATTTTTACAAATATAGTATGTTTTATGAATAAATCCTAACGTAATTTTATAGGAAAAAAACTGTAGGATTTCAATCGTTTCTGAAGTTGATGGTGTCTTTTCCTATTTTACAATATCTATATTTATCCGATTGGTTCAATAACTTTTTGGGAAGTTGGTTCTTAGTTTCTTTCTATTATTTTATTTTTGCCCTTATTTTCTTTATGTGTTACTTATCGGAGATCTATAAAGTTTATTTACATTATTTTTTAATCCCGCAGACAGATTTTAAATTTTAGATTAAGTGAATCCGACGACGAATCAGTCGGCCAACGCTTTTATATTTGTAATCCATCTGCAAAATCCCTTAAATCTACGGGATTCAATCAAAAATCGTAAACCAAAAATTACACAATGAGTCCGTCCCAGTGTGTAATTTTTTCCCAATCGTAAATCAAAGATAAAGACAGATTCTGAATGAATCCGGCAACAGATCCGTTTGTCAAATAATTCCATGTTTATAGTCTATAATGTACTATTTACAATCCATTGGTTGCTGTGTCAAATATTCTGTTTTTGTTTGTAGATTTGGAATTATTTTGCATATTTGTCCGCGTATGTGCAGGGTTTTAAGCGTTGTTTTTTTTCTTGATATTAGGTTTGAAATTGAGCTTTTTAACCTCATTTGCCGATAATTATTCCCGGATTTTTGTTTACTACGAAGCCGTATGTTCATATGAAGTGTTTTATGGCACTTATTAATGGTAGAAATATGACGTCTGTCAAACTGAAATTAAACAAAGATCGTGTTTTATTGAATGGAACTTATCCTTTGGTGTTCCAGATTATACATTCTAGGCGTAAAAAATTGATTTATAGTCCGTTCCGGGTTGCTGGTCCGGAGTTTGATACGGTAAAAGAAAAAGTAGTTTACTGTAAGGACAGGTTGACCCACCGTGAAGTCCGCAGTATCAATCGTTGGATCATCAAGGAGCGAAAAAAGCTGAACGGCCTGATCGGTGAGTTGAAAAAGTGTATGCCGGATTTTACCGTAGCCGATATTGCCGGATATTACGAGGGACAAATAAGAGGGGAAGGATTGTTTGCCTTTATAGACGGTTGTGTCCGGCAGAAAGAGGAACTGGGCAAATATGGTACTGCGGCAGCCTACCGCAGTACCCGTTCATCTCTGTTGCATTTTACCGGTAAAGAAAAGATGGCTGTTTCCGAGGTGACTCCCGCTTTTGTCAGAACTTATGAGAGACACCTATTAAAAAGCGGGGTATGTTGCAATACGGTGAGTTTTTATATGCGTAATCTGCGGGCTATCTATAATCAGGCCGTTTTGGAGGGGGAAATAGAGCCGGCTGTGAATCCTTTCCGGCATGTGCAGACCCGTCCTGCCAAGACTGTCAAGCGGGCGATGAGCCGTGATCATATCCGTCGTTTGATGCAGCTTCCGCTGGAGGATGTTCCTGATCTTAATTTTATCCGTAATCTGTTTATGTTCAGCTTTTATGCCCGGGGAATGTCTTTTGTGGATATGGTTTTTTTAAAAAAGGAGAATATAAAATGTAATTTTATCGAATATTACCGTCATAAGACACGGCAGCTTATCCGGGTCAGTCTGACGGATAAATTGAAAGAGATTATCTCGCGTTATCAGAGCGACTCGGATTACATATTTCCGGTTATAGATGAATCTTCCTATCTGTCGCCTTACCGGCAATATCGCCGTGCGCTCAGCAAGGTGGAGCGGAAGCTCAAGCTATTGGGAGACCGGTTGGGATATGAGGTCGGGTTGACCACCTATGTCGCCCGCCATAGCTGGGCAACTCAGGCCAAAGAGTGTGGTATTCCTGTTTCGGTGATCAGTGAAGGACTCGGACATACCTCGGAAAAAACAACGCGGATTTATCTGAAAGAATTCGATCAAAAGGTTTTGGATGAATGTGATCAGTTGGTGGCCCGGCTTGAAAGTGTGCCCGGTAATTGATCTTCGGTATATACCGGTTGTTTTGTTAAAATGTCCGAATGCCGGTAAAAGTCTTATTTTATCCTTATTTTTGAAGACGGAATAGAGGGCAGGCTGTGTTCCGGTTCTGTCGTTTGTAGCTTGCCGGCAGAGGTAAGCATTTGTTTGCAGATTTGAAGTGAGATTTTTTATAAATTTGAATATGAGACAGGTGATCGATATTGAAAATTGGAAGCGGAAGGAGGAATTTTTATTTTTCCGGACCTTCCAGAATCCGATGGTGTCGGTGACGGTCGAGGTGGATTGTACCTTGGCATATCAGCGGGCTAAAGAGTTGGGCGTGCCTTTTTCGCTGTATTATATGCATGCGGCATTGGTGGCAGCCAATCGTATTGAAGAATTGCGCTACCGGCAGGAGGGGGAAGAGGTGGTTTTATACGATCGGGTAAATTTATTTACCCCTATTTCTATTGCCGACGGGAGCTACCGGTCGGTGCTGTTGCCGCTGGAAGACGATTTGGACGTTTTTCTTGAAAAGGCTTTGCCGGTTGTCGAGCGTGCCAAGCGGGGAGAGGGACAGGCTCACGAAGAGAAAGATCATAACCGGGATTTTATTCTGATCAGTGTAAATCCGTGGTATCGCTTTACGAGTGTGCAGGTAGGAATACCTCAGGTGCCGCATGAGAATATCCCTATTTTTACTTTTGGTAAGGTAACTGAAGAATATGGGAAACGGGTGATGCCCGTCGCTTTGTCGGTGAATCACGGTTTTGTCAGCGGCTTTCAGATCGGTTGCTTTCTGAAAGAGTTTCAGCAAATGCTCGATCGCTAAAAGACACGACTGTGCCGGTTAAAGCACAGTCTGCGGTCGGATGTATCAGGCAATGTGGAGTCGTTGGAGGTCTTGTTTTACATCGGTAATACCTCCGAGATTGAACTGTTCGGCGAGTGCGTTCAGTATAGCCGGAGATACGAAAGCCGGAAGAGTCGGACCGATGTGTATGTTTTTAAAACCGAGGCTAAGTAAAGCTAAAAGAACGATGACAGCTTTTTGCTCATACCAGGCGATGTTGAAGGCGATGGGCAAGTCGTTGACATTTGCCAGGCCGAATATCTCTTTTAATTTTAGGGCAATAAGAGCCAGGGAGTAACTGTCGTTGCATTGTCCGGCGTCCAGGACACGCGGAATGCCGTTGATATCGCCTAATCCCAGTTTGTTGTAACGGTATTTGGCACAACCGGCGGTAAGGATAACTGTATTTTTTGGGAGCGCTTCGGCAAATTCCGTGTAATATTCGCGGTTTTTCATTCGTCCGTCGCAACCGGCCATAACGATGAATTTGCGGATGGCTCCGCTGCGTACGGCTTCGATAATCTGAGGTGCTAGTTGTACAACCTGATTGTGGGCAAAACCGCCGGTAATATGGCCTGTTTCTATTTCCGTAGGCGGCGGGCATTTTTTAGCTTGCGCGATAATCTCCGAAAAGTCTTTGTAGCCATCCGTATTTTCCTGAATGTGTTTGCATCCGGGATATCCGGTAGAATTTCCGGTATACATCCGGTTGATATAGGAAGCTGAAGGCAGCGGGGGAACGATGCAATTGGTTGTGAAGTAAATCGGGCCGTTGAATGTCTCGAATTCTTCCCGTTGACGCCACCATGAATTCCCGTAATTACCGGCGAAGTGGCTGTATTTTTTGAATGCCGGATAATAGTGGGCCGGGAGCATCTCGCTGTGGGTATAAACGTCTACGCCTGTACCTTCCGTTTGTTCGAGCAATTCTTCCAGGTCTTTCAGGTCATGACCGCTGATCAGGATACCCGGGTTGGAACGAACGCCGATATCGACTTTCGTTATTTCCGGATTACCGTAGCTTTGGGTATTGGCTTTGTCGAGCAGGGCCATAGCGCTTACGCCGTATTTTCCTGTTTCGAGTACCAGTTGGGTGAGCTCCGGAACGGTGAGTTTTTGGGTCGTCATATCGGATAAGGCCTGTTGTATGAATGTGTGTATAGATTCGTCATTGAAGCCGAGGTGCATGGCGTGCTCCGTATAGGCAGCCATGCCTTTTAAGCCGTATAGGGTGAGTTCTTTCAGAGAACGCAGGTTTTCGTCCGTTTCCCGGAGTACGCCGACTTGTGAGGCTTTGGCGGTATATTCCTCTTCTGTGCCCTGCCATTGTAATTCGTCTGTTTCGGGTAGGGGGATGCCGGCTTGAAGGGCTTGGTTTATCAGTTCGTTCCGGAGTTCCATGCCTTTGCGTATGAGCCGGATAATACGCTGATCGTCGAAATTGGCATTGGTAATTGTGGTAAATAGTGCGTCGACAATAAACCGGTTGATTTTTTCGTCTATCTTGCGATGGCCGTTTCTTAGCGTATTGGCTACGATAGCAATTCCACGGACGGAGAATAACAACATATCCATCATGGCCGACGTACTACTCATTTTCCCGCATACGCCTTTAACGGTACATCCTGTACCTTTGGCGGTTTCCTGACACTGGAAGCAAAACATGTTTTCTTTCATATTTTCTGAAATTTTAGGTTATTTCTGGTGGCAAATATTCTGTTTTTTTTACTCCGGGACTGTCACATATGTTACAATCCTTTGTTTTAGAATGAAATTTGTCAGTTAAGGTGGTGGGAATATATTTATAGCCGGGGAAATATAGAATTTCCGGATTACTTTGTATTTTTGATTACACGTCGGAAGAGACAATGTGTTTAATTTTGTCATGTCGAACCGTTGTTTTATATAAATCGGTATGGAGAATATAGAAGATTTGTTGGAAATATCTGTTTTCCGGGGTTTACCGGAAGAGAATCTGCGTCGTTTTTCGGGTTCGGTTTCATTGGGTGTGAAACATTATTCGGCAGGAGAATTCGTTGCTATGCAGGATTCCCGTTGTACGGGGTTTTATTTGCTGTGTAGCGGTCGGGTACGCTCGTATATGACAGGAAGTGACGGAAAGCAGATTATCGTGGAGGAACTGGATGCTCCGGATGTATTGGCGCCTGCATTTGTATTTGCAACGGATAACCGTTTTCCTGTGAGTATCGTGACCTTGGCGGAATGCAGGATCCGGGTCGTCAACCGGGAGGAAATGGCCAGGTTTATGCATCAGGAACCGGTCGTGATGATGAATTTTCTGCGACTGATTTCCGATCGGAGTATTTTCTTGAGTCGTAAAGTCAATGCTTTTGCGTTGCAAGATTTAAAAGGGCGTTTATCGGTTTGGCTATATGAAAACGGAGAGATCCGGAATCAGCAACAATTAGCGGACCGTTTAGGCGTGGCTCGTCCTTCTTTGGTCCGGGTATTGACAGAATTGGCAAAAGAGGGGGCAGTGGAATTCAAACAACGGAAAGTGGTTGTTACAGACCGGGAGATTTTGAGACGATATTTTTGATTCCGGATGGGACCCGCTGATTTCGCTAATGAATTTCAGATTTAAAATGGGCGATTACTTCTTCGGATGAGATCGTAATTTTTGCAAATTTTAAATTAACATTTTATCGGATCTTCACTCGTAAATCAATCAGCGAAATCAGCGGGCTTATTTTGTTTTATAATATCGGGTTGATGGTGCTGCTGCCTCCGGGAAGCCATGGATTAATGGTTACGTTGGTGATAACGATGGCATTTCTGGAAAGAGTGACCGTATAAATGTATTTGGTGGACCTTGTAAAGGTAAGATTGCTGCCGAGAGAAATGCTGGCGCTACCGGTTGTGGAGTTCGGAAAAGTACAATTTATCGTCAGGGTAGGAGTGGTGGTAGCGATTGGAAATACCAATATATTCAGGGTCGTTGCTGTCGACGTAGAGAGTGTGGGCGCGGACGACGGCTGGACGGTAATCAGGTTGTTTGTTGCTCCGTTTGCCGTATAGGTGCTGTCCGATAAGCTGAAAGTGGCTCCTGTGGCCGATGTTGTTAACCCTTCTCCGGCTTGTCCGTTGATAGTCACACTTGTTAATGTCGTGTTTGCGGGTACGGTCCCGTCGATTTTGATATTCAGTTGTATTAATGCCAGGACGTGCTTGAATGTCAAAGGAACGCTTCCGTTATTTGCCGGTCGGTTGATACCGGCTCTTTGGTTATTCGAATAAAGGACATTGTGCGTGGGGTTAATTGTTCCGG
It encodes the following:
- a CDS encoding CatA-like O-acetyltransferase, translated to MRQVIDIENWKRKEEFLFFRTFQNPMVSVTVEVDCTLAYQRAKELGVPFSLYYMHAALVAANRIEELRYRQEGEEVVLYDRVNLFTPISIADGSYRSVLLPLEDDLDVFLEKALPVVERAKRGEGQAHEEKDHNRDFILISVNPWYRFTSVQVGIPQVPHENIPIFTFGKVTEEYGKRVMPVALSVNHGFVSGFQIGCFLKEFQQMLDR
- the hcp gene encoding hydroxylamine reductase, with product MKENMFCFQCQETAKGTGCTVKGVCGKMSSTSAMMDMLLFSVRGIAIVANTLRNGHRKIDEKINRFIVDALFTTITNANFDDQRIIRLIRKGMELRNELINQALQAGIPLPETDELQWQGTEEEYTAKASQVGVLRETDENLRSLKELTLYGLKGMAAYTEHAMHLGFNDESIHTFIQQALSDMTTQKLTVPELTQLVLETGKYGVSAMALLDKANTQSYGNPEITKVDIGVRSNPGILISGHDLKDLEELLEQTEGTGVDVYTHSEMLPAHYYPAFKKYSHFAGNYGNSWWRQREEFETFNGPIYFTTNCIVPPLPSASYINRMYTGNSTGYPGCKHIQENTDGYKDFSEIIAQAKKCPPPTEIETGHITGGFAHNQVVQLAPQIIEAVRSGAIRKFIVMAGCDGRMKNREYYTEFAEALPKNTVILTAGCAKYRYNKLGLGDINGIPRVLDAGQCNDSYSLALIALKLKEIFGLANVNDLPIAFNIAWYEQKAVIVLLALLSLGFKNIHIGPTLPAFVSPAILNALAEQFNLGGITDVKQDLQRLHIA
- a CDS encoding site-specific integrase, with translation MALINGRNMTSVKLKLNKDRVLLNGTYPLVFQIIHSRRKKLIYSPFRVAGPEFDTVKEKVVYCKDRLTHREVRSINRWIIKERKKLNGLIGELKKCMPDFTVADIAGYYEGQIRGEGLFAFIDGCVRQKEELGKYGTAAAYRSTRSSLLHFTGKEKMAVSEVTPAFVRTYERHLLKSGVCCNTVSFYMRNLRAIYNQAVLEGEIEPAVNPFRHVQTRPAKTVKRAMSRDHIRRLMQLPLEDVPDLNFIRNLFMFSFYARGMSFVDMVFLKKENIKCNFIEYYRHKTRQLIRVSLTDKLKEIISRYQSDSDYIFPVIDESSYLSPYRQYRRALSKVERKLKLLGDRLGYEVGLTTYVARHSWATQAKECGIPVSVISEGLGHTSEKTTRIYLKEFDQKVLDECDQLVARLESVPGN
- a CDS encoding fimbrillin family protein, whose product is MKTLLFIASIAVLFTACTKDDSYDNCKDNDKVSISALMAGLAPNSRTTDDGTNANWVTNDSIGLFCTQSNPVANNLKYTYSGSSWSTVTPIFWKDYTTLHQFYAYAPYAGGNTLTAVKIPVLNTQTGTINPTHNVLYSNNQRAGINRPANNGSVPLTFKHVLALIQLNIKIDGTVPANTTLTSVTINGQAGEGLTTSATGATFSLSDSTYTANGATNNLITVQPSSAPTLSTSTATTLNILVFPIATTTPTLTINCTFPNSTTGSASISLGSNLTFTRSTKYIYTVTLSRNAIVITNVTINPWLPGGSSTINPIL
- a CDS encoding helix-turn-helix transcriptional regulator, translating into MEEKINKILVYSLLAAKNMLTLEDVALLTGLSKSHLYRLTCTHQIPYYRPNGKQIYFDRSEVEAWMKQNRVATIKETEQQAIAYVVTGKKGGNL
- a CDS encoding Crp/Fnr family transcriptional regulator, whose protein sequence is MENIEDLLEISVFRGLPEENLRRFSGSVSLGVKHYSAGEFVAMQDSRCTGFYLLCSGRVRSYMTGSDGKQIIVEELDAPDVLAPAFVFATDNRFPVSIVTLAECRIRVVNREEMARFMHQEPVVMMNFLRLISDRSIFLSRKVNAFALQDLKGRLSVWLYENGEIRNQQQLADRLGVARPSLVRVLTELAKEGAVEFKQRKVVVTDREILRRYF